A genomic stretch from Centroberyx gerrardi isolate f3 chromosome 10, fCenGer3.hap1.cur.20231027, whole genome shotgun sequence includes:
- the vtcn1 gene encoding V-set domain-containing T-cell activation inhibitor 1, translating to MASLGQIIFWSMIVLIFIFAAIIILILALTLSGPSSEVESSNRSTIANLGQDVRLSCFLLLPNEGGAQFSDVSITWRKEGLSGLVYQYQDGAANLRDQNPDFRGRTQLFTDAINKGNASLLLMRVRSSDDGVYSCSVSSSSGGGSVSIRLRTAAFSAPKFTNTKDILIAEAERWLPKPSVTWLDYDGKVLNASTTFNQNSAGIFSIVSTLQPVTRLDTYTCHIQNTMVLAISEATVTGSGVSERTTFTFSAATSVPASNLLSIMTSVLCIYYLT from the exons ATGGCTTCCCTGGGGCAGATCATCTTCTGGAG CATGATTGTCCTCATCTTCATATTCGCagccatcatcatcctcatccttgCCCTGACGTTATCAG GCCCCTCGTCCGAAGTGGAGAGCAGCAACAGATCGACCATCGCCAACCTTGGACAGGATGTGCGTCTCAGCTGCTTCCTCCTCTTACCCAACGAGGGCGGAGCTCAGTTCAGCGATGTGTCAATCACCTGGAGGAAGGAGGGGCTAAGCGGACTGGTTTACCAGTACCAGGACGGAGCGGCGAACCTTCGGGACCAGAACCCGGACTTCAGAGGGAGAACCCAGCTTTTTACCGATGCCATAAACAAAGGAaatgcctctctgctgctgatgAGAGTGAGGAGCAGCGACGACGGGGTCTACAGCTGCAGCGTCAGCTCCTCCAGTGGTGGAGGCTCCGTCAGCATTCGCCTCAGAACGGCAG CCTTTTCAGCTCCCAAATTTACAAACACAAAGGATATCTTGATCGCCGAGGCAGAGAGGTGGCTCCCAAAACCAAGCGTGACGTGGTTGGACTATGATGGGAAAGTGCTGAATGCAAGCACGACTTTCAACCAAAACTCGGCAGGGATTTTCAGTATAGTCAGCACGCTGCAGCCAGTCACCAGACTCGACACCTATACCTGCCACATCCAAAACACCATGGTGTTGGCCATCTCTGAGGCAACTGTAACag GCTCAGGAGTTTCTGAGAGGACGACCTTCACCTTCAGCGCAGCGACATCTGTGCCGGCGTCTAATCTCCTGAGCATCATGACCAGTGTCCTCTGCATCTATTATCTgacatga
- the LOC139924815 gene encoding C-type lectin domain family 4 member E-like, producing MEEIYMNVEPAKSSDSRTSTKQTGPSSSDRSSHGAALLGLGLLSVFLLAALIGLGVRYQDVVRGFAVDLSVIQANLTEERLVLQASNDKLSSLTEERDLLNTHLTAMTKERDRLQSLSRKKKTCPAGWRMFSCVCYLLSTETKTWDNSRQDCRDRGADLVVIDSAEEQTFLSTLTKEETSCWIGLSDRGTEGTWKWIDETPLTLRYWKAAQPDNGGGDPQLREEDCAHIVTGKTKENWNDISCAYSLRWICEKVVYH from the exons atggaggaaatcTACATGAATGTTGAACCTGCCAAGTCCAGTGACTCAAGAACTTCAACAAAACAGACAG GTCCCAGCAGCTCAGACAGGAGTTCCCATGGAGCGGCTTTACTGGGTCTGGGGCTGCTGAGTGTTTTCCTACTGGCTGCGCTCATCGGCCTCGGTGTCCGCT ACCAGGATGTGGTGCGTGGTTTTGCTGTAGATCTCTCCGTTATCCAAGCCAACCTGACTGAGGAGAGACTGGTTCTCCAGGCCAGTAATGATAAGCTCTCCTCCctgactgaggagagagacctGCTGAACACCCACCTCACTGCAATGACTAAAGAGCGAGACAGGCTTCAGAGTTTGTCCAGAAAGA AGAAAACGTGTCCTGCAGGATGGAGGAtgttcagttgtgtgtgttatCTCCTCTCTACTGAGACTAAGACCTGGGATAACAGCAGACAGgactgcagagacagaggagcagatcTGGTGGTCATAGACAGTGCTGAAGAACAG ACATTCCTCTCTACACTCACTAAGGAAGAAACTTCATGTTGGATTGGTTTGAGTGACAGAGGCACGGAGGGGACCTGGAAATGGATTGATGAAACTCCATTGACTCTAAG GTACTGGAAGGCAGCACAGCCTGATAACGGTGGAGGAGATCCTCAGTTGCGGGAAGAAGACTGCGCTCATATCGTTACTGGCAAGACTAAAGAGAACTGGAATGACATATCTTGTGCTTATTCTCTGCGATGGATCTGTGAGAAAGTGGTTTATCATTga